AGGTGCTCACGGCCCTGGAAGTCCTGCAGCGCGTCCTCGACACGCTGAAGTCGGCCGGACTCCGGCCAGAGGACTTCTTCGAACGGTCGGCCGAGGCGCTGGTCGGCCTGACACCACGGGAGTACCTGACCAAGAGACCCCTGGTGAAGCCGGAGTCGCGCCTTGCCACGCGTGACGCGCTGCGCGAGTTCGTCGCCGCTGCGCCGAGCCGGGAAGCGGGCGCCGAACCAGCCACGGCAGAGGCCGCCGACGCGCACGGGACGCCCCCGGCTGCCGCAGACGTCTGCGCTGCCTCAGTTGCCACGGAAGGCGCTTCCGAGGACCCGGAAAGCAGGGTGGAGCAGACAGCGGGGCGAGCGGGAGCAGACGAGGTCGGCGAGGAGTCGGAACCGTCCCCCGGCGAGGACGGGCGACGCGCGCTGTCGAGCCACGACACATCCGAGCAGCACCCCAGTCCTGCCTTCGACGACGTCGGGCAGCACCCCAACCCTGCCCTGGACGACGTCGGGCAGCGGCTCGCCCGGCTTCAGGCGGACGCGGACGACGAACTCGCCCGGCAAAGAGCCACTGCTGAGGAGCGACTCGCGCGACTGCGCACAGAATCCGAACGCCGCCTCGACGAGGAGCGCCGCGCACATGAGGCTCGCCTGGCCCATGTACAACGCGAACACGAACTGCGGCTCGTCGAGGAACGGCAGGCCGCGGACGCCCGGTTCGCCGCCGCGGTGGCGGACACGGAGCGGCAGCTCGAAGATCTGGAAGACGTGCTTCTGCACCGTGTGGACAAAGCCCTGGCGCGGCAGGAGAAGTTTCTGAAGGGACAGGCAGAGGGAAGACTCGCCCGCCTGAGGGAGGAGCATCGCGAGGTACGGCGCACCATGGCCGAGCGGGCGGCGCGGGTCGCGGAGACGGCACCGGCAGACGCCCAGGGCTCTCCCCGCGACGAGCAACAGCTGACGATGGCACGGCTGCGCGCCGCCCAGGCGGAACAACGGGCCGTCGAAGCCGAGCGGCGCGCAGTGGAAGCGGTCCGGCGTGCGTCACGTGCCGAGCACCAGGTGTTCGAGGGCGACCAGCGCCTGCGACGGCAGCGCGAGGCAGCCGAAGCGTCCGCCGAGGATCTCGAATCCCGGCTGAAGCGGGTCGAGGCCCAGCTGATCGAGCGGGACCAGGCCCTCATCGCCGTACGGCAGCAGGCACAGGCCCAGGTGGAGGCCGCCGAGCAGCGGACGGCGCAGCAGGCGGCCCGGATCGAGCACGAGGCCTGGGCCCGCATCACCGAACTCCAGGAGCAGCTCGCCGCGGCACGCGGAGACGACGAGGGCCGCACATCGTTCTGGGACCGCCGGCGCCGGTCCTGACCCGCGCCGCAGGCCCCCTCACCCGAGCACTTCCCAAGGAAGACCATGGATCCCAGACACGAACTCGTCGCCTATCTGCACCGCCAACTCGTCGGCCCGGCAGGGGGAGAGCACGAGATGCTCGACGCCCCGCCCGACCGGCAGTACCTGATGGGCACCCTCTATCCCCAAGAGGCAGACCTGCAACGCCAGTTGGTCCTTGCGGCGGAGGACCCGGAAGGGGCCGGCACCGAACGCGCGGCCGAGGACACCGCCCCGGCGGGCGATCCGATCCCGGAATCCAACGCCTGGCTTCCCTCCTCCCTCGGCTTCAGCTTCTACACCGACGCCGCCACCGTCGAGGTCGGCTGTGCCGGTGCCCGCTATGTGACCCACTCCGCCACGGGGGAACGCGGCAGGCGTTGGGAACGTGTGGCGCTGCCGGCCGAGCAGCACACGCTCGGCCCCGACCGCGACCACATCGAAGTCCTCGACGGCAGGGCCGAACTGCGCGTCCGGCGCCGTCACTTCGGCGTCGGCCAACTGGTCACCGTCGCTCTCGTCAACACCGCTCGCCATGAGCCGGCCCTCGGCAAGACTGCCCACTGGGACCGCATGCTCTTTCAAGTAGCACTGGAAGCAAGGCCGTTGGATGGCGAAGTCCTCCAGTACCCGAGTGTCCGTCTGGCCAGCCGTGATCCGGAGGAGCAGGAACTGCGTCTGCAGTACCGGCACGTCCGGACCCACGCAGTCGGCCATGGCTGCGCGGTCGAAGAGCAGTACGGCGGCACAGGGGACCGGGTGACCGGGATCAGGGCCGCGGTCATGCCGGAGGCCGAGGTGAGCGGTGTCCGTGCGGCGGGTCCGAGTGGCTCCCAGGTGCTCGACCTTCGGCACCTGGCCGACCCCGACGTGCCTCTCGCACAACTGCGGGAGGAGCTGGGCGAGTTCGCGGCCGACTACCGTGCCTGGTACGTAGGCCAGCTGACCACGGAAATCCCCTCCTGGGGCCGGGATGCCGCCCACCGGATCCTGGACCGTATCGCTGCCGCGGTCTCCAGGATCGAATCAGGCGTACGCACCCTGTGCGACCCCGACCGCCCCGAACTGCTCCGTGCCTTTCGCGCCGCGAACCGCGCCATGGCCCTGCAGATGCGACACTCGGCACGCGACCAGGCCGGAGAACGCCGCTCCCGCCGCGACCCCGTACTTCTCGATCCCGAACCGGACCCGCGGGCCACCTGGCGCCCCTTCCAGCTGGCGTTCTTCCTGCTCGCTCTGGACGGTGTGGCCGACCCACGGCACCCGGACCGGGACACCACGGACCTGATCTGGTTCCCCACCGGTGGTGGCAAGACGGAGGCGTATCTGCTGCTCGCCGCCTTCGCCATGGTGCTGCGGCGCGGCGACCCCGACGGCCGGGGCACCGCGGTGCTCAGCCGCTACACCCTCAGTCTCCTCACCACCCAGCAGTTCCAGCGCGCGGCCACCACGGTCTGCGCTCTGGAGACCTTCCGCCGTGACGACCCGGACACCTACGGCGAGGAGCCCTTCACGATCGGCCTGTGGGTGGGCGAGGCCACGTCACCGAACACGTACGAAAAGGCACGAGCGGCCTTCGACGACGTCCGTGCCGCCGCCCGGCCCGACGACGTCTTCATTCTCGACCGCTGCCCCTGGTGCGGCACCCGCATCCTGCCCGCCCGCAAGTCGCCCGACATCGGAGACTACGGGGTGCGAGCGTCGGCGGACGCGTTCGCGTTCTTCTGTCCACGTGACGAGTGCGCCTTCCACGACGAACTGCCCGTCGCCGTCGTCGACGAGCATCTCTACGACCGACCGCCGACCTTCGTGCTCGGTACCGTCGACAAGTTCGCCCGCCTGGCGTGGGAGCCGCGTGCCGGACGCCTGTTCGGCGCGGGAACCGCGAACCAACCGCCGTCACTCGTCATCCAGGACGAGCTGCACCTCCTCACCGGCCCCCTCGGCACCACCGTAGGCCTGTACGAATCGGCCGTCCTGGGGCTGTGCACCACGTCCGACGGGACCGGGCCGAAGATCGTGGCCTCGACGGCCACGATCCGACGCTCCGGCGAGCAGATCCAGGCCCTCTACGGCGGTGCCGCCCAGCTGTTCCCGCCGGCCGGGCTCGACGCGCGCCACTCGTACTTCGCCGAACCCGACACCTCCCGCACGGGGCGGCGCTACCTCGGCGTCATGGCCCAGGGACACACGGCCGGTCGCGCCGCGGTGGCCACGGCGGCCGCCATGCTGCAGGGCGCCTGGGAACTGCCCGAAGAGCATCGGGACGCGTACTGGACGCTCGTCGCCTACCACCACAGCCTGCGCGAACTCGGCCGTACCGTCACCGCCGCCGCCGATGACATCCCCGCCCAGATCGCGGGACTCGACACGGGCGCGGGAACGCGCAGGCTGCCGGACCACCAGGTGCAGGAACTCACCAGCAACCTGCCGCGCGCGGAACAGCCCGTCCTGCTCGACCGGCTGGAGAAGCCGTGGGACGACCCGCAGTCGGTGTCCTTCCTGCCCTGCACCAACATGCTGTCCGTCGGCGTCGACGTGAAGCGCCTCGCGCTGATGCTGATGCAGGGCCAGCCCAAGACGACCGCCGAGTACATCCAGGCCACCAGTCGCGTGGGCCGGCACACCGTGCCGGGACTCGTCGTGACCTTCTTCAACGCCACCCGCCCGCGCGACCGTTCGCACTACGAGACCTTCGACGTCTACCACCGCTCGCTGTACCGGCACGTCGAGCCGACCAGCGTCACCCCCTGGTCGGTACCGTCGCGGCGGCGCGCCCTGCACGCCGCGCTCGTCATCCTCGTTCGGCACGGGCTGGGGCTGGCTGCCGAGAACCAGGCCGGGCAGGTGATCGACCGGCTGCCCGAAGTGGAGAGGCTGGTCGTGGACCTGGCTGCCCGCGCCGACGCACGGGAGCCGGGTGTGGGGGACGACGTGCGCAAGGAACTGTCCGCGCTCCTCGCCGACTGGGAGGACGCCGCCCGCCAGGCCCGCAAGGACGGCCGCGAGCTGTACTACCGCAGCCAGGGCAAGGGACAGTCCAACCTGATCAAGAGCTTCGAGCACATCTACGGCCTGTGGGAGACCCCGAACTCCATGCGCAACGTGGACCGGGAATGCCAGGTGACAGTGAAGGGAGCCGACCTGTGAGTCGCACACTTCGGGTACGTCAGTCGCAGACGGTGGTGCCCTTCGGTGTCGGAGCCGTCTTCGACATCCAGGGCGAGTCGTTCGTCGCCACGGGAATCGGCGACTGGCCGACCCGGGGCAGGCAGCGGATCGACTCGCCCAGACTGGCCTCCAGGCTGGGGGCGACCGGTTTCTACGCCGCCCCCGCGACCGCCAACGACCGGTTCGACACTCCGGACGCGCCCGGCGCGCCGTACATCCGCTTTCCTTCCTGGCTGTTCTGCGGAGCCTGTCGGCGCATGAAGCGCTGGCGCATCGCCGACGAGAAGCACGGGCAGGCGCCGCGATGCCCTTCCTGCTCACCGGCCCGGACACTCGCACCCATGCGCTTCGTGCAGATCTGCGCGGCCGGGCACCTCAGCGACATCGACTGGTGGTTCTGGGCCCACTCCCGACGCGAAGCCGCCGAACGGCGCCAGTGCGGAGAGCGGGACAGGCTCAGTTTCCTCGTCTCCGACCGTGCCTCGGGTCTTGAGGCACTCTCCGTGGCATGCACCGCGAAGGGGTGCGGTGCGGCCCGCGATCTGCTCGACGTCCTCGGCACCCACGGCATGCGCTGCTCGGGCCGGAACCCCTGGCAGCGGGCAGGCGAGGCCGTCGAGTGCGTGCGGCCGGTGCAGATCGTGCAGCGCACTGCGGGCAACCTGTACTACCCGCTCGTGCACTCGGCGCTCGACATTCCCGAGACGGACCTACCGGCCCACGCGGACGACGCCCTCGCCCAACGGGTGCGTGAACACGACCTGTGGGTCTCTCTGTGCCGCACGGCCGGAACTCCGCGCGCCGAGGCGCTGCGCACCATGATCCAGGACGACACCGGTGCCGGTGACGATCTGTTGGACGCCCTCGTCGCCGAGGAGACAGGCGGGGCCTCGGAGGCTGTTCCCGCCTCTTCGGACGCTCCGGCGCGGCCCGACCTGAGCCGTGAGGAATGGGCCGCCTTCACGGCTCCGGCACCGCCGGTCACCCGCGACTTCGCGCTGCGTGAGACGACGCTCGGCCTGGCCGGCGAGAGCGCGGAGCCCTGGTCGGGCATGCGCCGACGCTTCGGTCGGATCGTCCTCGCCGACCGACTGCGCGAGGTCCGCGCCCTCTCCGGCTTCACCAGGGTCTCCCCGGACGCCTCCGTCGTGCCCGCCGACAGCGCGCGGCGCCTGAAGTGGCTGCCTGCCGTGGAGGTCTACGGTGAGGGCGTCTTCCTCACCCTCGACCGGGACGCACTCGCCTCCTGGGAAGGCGACGCGCGGGTACGGCAACAGGTGTCCGGCATGCGTGCCGACCTCGACCGCTCGTTCCAGAAGGACCGTCTCGAAGCCGTGACGGGGCCGGAACTCTCGCCGAGGTTCGTGCTGTTGCACACCCTCGCGCACCTGCTGATCCGTCAGCTCTCCTTCGAGTCCGGCTACACGACGGCGAGTCTGCGGGAGAGGATCTACGCCCGCCCCGAGCAGGACCAGTACGGCATCCTCGTGTACACGGCCGCCGGGGACGCCGAGGGCACACTGGGCGGGCTGGTACGCCAGGGTGAGCCTCCGCGCCTGGCCGAGACACTGCTGCGGATGACGGAGGCCGCCGCCTGGTGCTCGGCCGACCCGCTGTGTGCCGAACACACGGGTCAGGGATTCGACAACCTCAACCGGGCGGCCTGCCACGCCTGTGCGCTTCTGCCCGAGACCAGCTGCGAGACCGGCAACACCCTCCTCGACCGTGCCCTCGTCGTCGGCGGCGAGCACGTGCCGGGCTATCTGCAGTCCATCGTCGCCGCCGCCCGCTCCGCAGCCGCCGACGCGTTGGAGGAGACGTGACACTCACCTACCGTGACCTCACCGCGGAACAACGCTCCTGCCTCGACGGACTGCCCTTCGACGGCAACCACCTGATCAGTGGGCCACCCGGCAGCGGGAAAAGTCTCCTGGCGGTCCAGCGAGCCGTCATGCTCGCCCTCACCGGTACTCCGACGACGTTGCTGACGTACTCGAACCTCCTGCGTCAGTCACTGGCCGGGGCCGTACACACGCTGGGCCCGGAGGACCGCAGCGTGCGGGTGAGAACCGCGCACGCATGGCTCGGCGAGTGGTACGGCGGTACGCCCCCGAAGGGCGAGGACGGATGGTTCGACTGGCCGGCTCTCTATGAACGCGCCGCGGAGAGCGGGCCCGTCCCCGGACTCACCCTGGTGGTGGACGAGGGGCAGGACCTGCCGCCCGGGTTCTACCGCCTGTGCCGACTCCTGGGAGCACGGGTGACCGTGTTCGCGGACGAGTGTCAACGGCTGACCGACACGAACTCCACGCTCGCCGAGATCGCCGAGCGCCTCGGCCGGTGCGACCGGCACCATGTCGAGGGCAACCATCGCAACACCTACCAGACCGCGTCGTTCGCGGCTCACTTCCACACGGGCGCCGGTTCACCCCCGTTGCCGGACCGGCAGGGGCCCCCGCCAAGACTCCATCACCTGCCAGAACGCGGCGCGGCCGACCTGCTGCTCCTGTTGGCGGAGAGACAGCCGGGACGCAGCATCGGTGTCATCGTCCACTCGAAACACACCCAGTTCTCGTTGCTCGGCACCCTGCAACACCGAGCACCGAGGCTCAAACCACAGCTGTACACCTCCGATGCCAGGGGCGGGCGCTATCGCACGCTCGACCTCGGCCGTCCCGGCATCGTGCTGGTCCACCGCAGAAGCGCCAAGGGGCTCGGATTCGACACGGTGGTCATACCCGACACGCACGCCGACGCGGCCACGGATCCCACTTCGGCTGCCCTGCGCATGACCTACTACGTCCTTGCCACGCGTGCCCGGTTCGACCTTCACCTTGCGTACGAGGGAGAGTCCGAACCGCCCTTGCTCGCACAAGTGGGGACGAGCGTGCTGCTGCGCGGGTGACATCGGCCAGGGACGGACGACCGCGGATCCCGCCCCCGCCGTAACGGTTCTGGCGACACTCCAGGCCGAATCCGGAACATGTCCTGATGTCTCAGTGTTCGTGATCGCTGTGGTGAAAGGCTCGCCGGGTGACGGGCACGGATAAGACGGAGAGGAGCCAGGGCTGGGGTACCTCTCCGTCTCAAGTCGGCCGTGCGCGGGATCAGGAAGCCGCCTTGCGCACCTCGTCCAGCGAGACCGCCCGGTGCTCCGCCACCGACAGGGTCGCCGCCTCGGCGATCCAGCTGGCCTCCAGGGCGTCGGCGACCGTGCAGGGGGAGGTGCGGGTGCCGGCGACGACCTCGGTGAACGCGGTGAGTTCGGCGCGGTAGGCGGGGGCGAAGCGGTCCATGAAGAAGTTGTGCGGGACGCCGGAGGGGAAGGTGACACCGGGCTCGGCGGAGCGCAGCGGGAGCTGGGAGTCGAGGCCGGCGGCGATGCTGTCCTTCATGCCGTGGACCTCCAGACGGACGTCGTAACCCCGGGCGTTGTGGCGGGTGTTGGAGATGACGCCGATGGTGCCGTCGTCGAAGGTGAGCAGTGCGGACGCCGTGTCGACGTCACCCGCCTCCTTGATGTACTCCGCGCCCTTGTTGCCGCCCGTCGCGTACACCTCGACGACCTCGCGGCCCGTCACCCAGCGCACCACGTCGAAGTCGTGCACCGCGCAGTCCCGGAAGATGCCGCCCGACACCGCGACGTACGCCGCCGGCGGCGGGGCCGGGTCGAGGGTGGTCGACCGTACGGTGTGCAGCGCGCCCAGCTCACCGCTGAGGACGGCGTCGCGGGCGGCCACACAGCCCGCGTCGAAGCGGCGGTTGTAGCCGATCTGGGCCTCGATGCCGCTCTCGCGGACGGCGCGCAGCACGGTGAGGCTCTCCTCGACCGTCTTCGCCACCGGCTTCTCGCAGAACACGGGGATGCCCGCCTCGACGGCGGCCAGGATCAGGCCCGGGTGCGCGTCGGTGGCGGCGGTGATCACGACACCGTCGATCCCGGAGGCGAACACCGCCTCGGGCGAGTCGGCCACGGTCGCGCCGAACTTCTCGCCGGCCGCCTGCGCCGCGGCGGCCAGCGGGTCGGAGACCACGAGCTCCTCCACGACGTCCAGCCCGGCGAGAGTCCCCGCGTGGAAGGCGCCGATGCGGCCCAGCCCCAGGATGCCAATGCGCATGATCGAGAGTCCCTTTCGGATGTGCTGAAGAAGCAGGAGAAGCAGGAGAAGCGGGGGAAGTGAGGGGAGAAGGGGGATGGGGCGGTCAGTCCTGGGCGCCTACGACGTTCTGGTCCCAGTCGATCACGGAGCCGGTGACCACGCCGCTGCGGTCGGAGAGAAGGAAGACCACGAAGTCGGCGATCTCGTCGACCTGGCCGAGCTTGCCCATCGGGAGGCGTTCGGCGGCCCGTTCCCGCCAGTCGTCGGCCGCGTCGTGGAACTCGCGCTGGATCGCGTCCTCGCCCTCGGTCTCGGTCCAGCCGATGTTGAGGTCGTTGATCCGGATCCGGTCCCAGCGGTGGGCGTGGGCGGCGTTGCGGGTGAGGCCCGCGAGGCCGGCCTTCGCGGCGGAGTAGGGGGCCAGGAACGGCGGGCCGCCGTGCGCGCAGTTCGAGCCGATGTTGACGATCGTGCCGGGCGCCGTGCGGGCCACCAGGTGCTCGACCACGGCCTGCATGGCGAAGAAGGGGGCCCGCAGGTTGATCGCGATGTGCGCGTCGAAGAGTTCGGGCGAGGTGTCGAGGAGCGAGCCGCGTGAGGTCAGGCCGGCCGCGTTGACGAGGCTGTCGACCCGGCCGTGCGCGGCGATCGCCCGCTCCACGGCGTCGCGCACCTGCGCGGGGTCCGCCAGGTCGGCCCGGACGAACGTCGCGCCGGTCTCCGCCGCGAGCCGCTCGCCGACCTCGGCGCGGCGCCCCGTGAACACGACGGTCGCGCCCTCGCGCAGGGCCGCACGGACGACGCCCGCGCCGACGCCCTGGCTGCCGCCGTTGACGAGGACGACCTTGTCCTCCAGTAGTGCCATGTGAGGGTGTTTCCTTTCGACGGGCTCCGGCGGGCCGTGCCGGGGCCTGTGGCGGTCCTGGCGCAGGGCCTTTCACAGCGCCTTCGCCTCTGCCAGTCTTGGGGCGGCGGTCCCCTCGTACAACCCGCAGCGGACCATCAAAAACCCCTCATCCGGTTCACCGCCGGCCACCCGTCGAGATCCAGGACACACCGCATGGCGCACCCCTACACGATCCGTGAGATCGCCCGTCAGGCCGGGCTGAGCCA
This genomic stretch from Streptomyces deccanensis harbors:
- a CDS encoding helicase-related protein; this encodes MDPRHELVAYLHRQLVGPAGGEHEMLDAPPDRQYLMGTLYPQEADLQRQLVLAAEDPEGAGTERAAEDTAPAGDPIPESNAWLPSSLGFSFYTDAATVEVGCAGARYVTHSATGERGRRWERVALPAEQHTLGPDRDHIEVLDGRAELRVRRRHFGVGQLVTVALVNTARHEPALGKTAHWDRMLFQVALEARPLDGEVLQYPSVRLASRDPEEQELRLQYRHVRTHAVGHGCAVEEQYGGTGDRVTGIRAAVMPEAEVSGVRAAGPSGSQVLDLRHLADPDVPLAQLREELGEFAADYRAWYVGQLTTEIPSWGRDAAHRILDRIAAAVSRIESGVRTLCDPDRPELLRAFRAANRAMALQMRHSARDQAGERRSRRDPVLLDPEPDPRATWRPFQLAFFLLALDGVADPRHPDRDTTDLIWFPTGGGKTEAYLLLAAFAMVLRRGDPDGRGTAVLSRYTLSLLTTQQFQRAATTVCALETFRRDDPDTYGEEPFTIGLWVGEATSPNTYEKARAAFDDVRAAARPDDVFILDRCPWCGTRILPARKSPDIGDYGVRASADAFAFFCPRDECAFHDELPVAVVDEHLYDRPPTFVLGTVDKFARLAWEPRAGRLFGAGTANQPPSLVIQDELHLLTGPLGTTVGLYESAVLGLCTTSDGTGPKIVASTATIRRSGEQIQALYGGAAQLFPPAGLDARHSYFAEPDTSRTGRRYLGVMAQGHTAGRAAVATAAAMLQGAWELPEEHRDAYWTLVAYHHSLRELGRTVTAAADDIPAQIAGLDTGAGTRRLPDHQVQELTSNLPRAEQPVLLDRLEKPWDDPQSVSFLPCTNMLSVGVDVKRLALMLMQGQPKTTAEYIQATSRVGRHTVPGLVVTFFNATRPRDRSHYETFDVYHRSLYRHVEPTSVTPWSVPSRRRALHAALVILVRHGLGLAAENQAGQVIDRLPEVERLVVDLAARADAREPGVGDDVRKELSALLADWEDAARQARKDGRELYYRSQGKGQSNLIKSFEHIYGLWETPNSMRNVDRECQVTVKGADL
- the drmB gene encoding DUF1998 domain-containing protein, yielding MSRTLRVRQSQTVVPFGVGAVFDIQGESFVATGIGDWPTRGRQRIDSPRLASRLGATGFYAAPATANDRFDTPDAPGAPYIRFPSWLFCGACRRMKRWRIADEKHGQAPRCPSCSPARTLAPMRFVQICAAGHLSDIDWWFWAHSRREAAERRQCGERDRLSFLVSDRASGLEALSVACTAKGCGAARDLLDVLGTHGMRCSGRNPWQRAGEAVECVRPVQIVQRTAGNLYYPLVHSALDIPETDLPAHADDALAQRVREHDLWVSLCRTAGTPRAEALRTMIQDDTGAGDDLLDALVAEETGGASEAVPASSDAPARPDLSREEWAAFTAPAPPVTRDFALRETTLGLAGESAEPWSGMRRRFGRIVLADRLREVRALSGFTRVSPDASVVPADSARRLKWLPAVEVYGEGVFLTLDRDALASWEGDARVRQQVSGMRADLDRSFQKDRLEAVTGPELSPRFVLLHTLAHLLIRQLSFESGYTTASLRERIYARPEQDQYGILVYTAAGDAEGTLGGLVRQGEPPRLAETLLRMTEAAAWCSADPLCAEHTGQGFDNLNRAACHACALLPETSCETGNTLLDRALVVGGEHVPGYLQSIVAAARSAAADALEET
- a CDS encoding DNA helicase, with translation MTLTYRDLTAEQRSCLDGLPFDGNHLISGPPGSGKSLLAVQRAVMLALTGTPTTLLTYSNLLRQSLAGAVHTLGPEDRSVRVRTAHAWLGEWYGGTPPKGEDGWFDWPALYERAAESGPVPGLTLVVDEGQDLPPGFYRLCRLLGARVTVFADECQRLTDTNSTLAEIAERLGRCDRHHVEGNHRNTYQTASFAAHFHTGAGSPPLPDRQGPPPRLHHLPERGAADLLLLLAERQPGRSIGVIVHSKHTQFSLLGTLQHRAPRLKPQLYTSDARGGRYRTLDLGRPGIVLVHRRSAKGLGFDTVVIPDTHADAATDPTSAALRMTYYVLATRARFDLHLAYEGESEPPLLAQVGTSVLLRG
- a CDS encoding Gfo/Idh/MocA family oxidoreductase; translated protein: MRIGILGLGRIGAFHAGTLAGLDVVEELVVSDPLAAAAQAAGEKFGATVADSPEAVFASGIDGVVITAATDAHPGLILAAVEAGIPVFCEKPVAKTVEESLTVLRAVRESGIEAQIGYNRRFDAGCVAARDAVLSGELGALHTVRSTTLDPAPPPAAYVAVSGGIFRDCAVHDFDVVRWVTGREVVEVYATGGNKGAEYIKEAGDVDTASALLTFDDGTIGVISNTRHNARGYDVRLEVHGMKDSIAAGLDSQLPLRSAEPGVTFPSGVPHNFFMDRFAPAYRAELTAFTEVVAGTRTSPCTVADALEASWIAEAATLSVAEHRAVSLDEVRKAAS
- a CDS encoding SDR family oxidoreductase codes for the protein MALLEDKVVLVNGGSQGVGAGVVRAALREGATVVFTGRRAEVGERLAAETGATFVRADLADPAQVRDAVERAIAAHGRVDSLVNAAGLTSRGSLLDTSPELFDAHIAINLRAPFFAMQAVVEHLVARTAPGTIVNIGSNCAHGGPPFLAPYSAAKAGLAGLTRNAAHAHRWDRIRINDLNIGWTETEGEDAIQREFHDAADDWRERAAERLPMGKLGQVDEIADFVVFLLSDRSGVVTGSVIDWDQNVVGAQD